A portion of the Marinobacter alexandrii genome contains these proteins:
- a CDS encoding 7-carboxy-7-deazaguanine synthase QueE, whose protein sequence is MSSITDPEYLPVMESFYTIQGEGFFSGTPAYFVRLGGCDVGCVWCDVKESWDASQFDWVSIENITEEVKKSGAHVVVVTGGEPLMYDLSMLTKKLKEAGLQTNIETSGAYPITGDWDWICFSPKKFKEPLVEFYNSSHELKVVAYNKSDFKWALGHSQKMNKDAQLFLQPEWSKEKEMTPLIVDFVKKNPEWKISLQTHKYMDIP, encoded by the coding sequence ATGAGCTCAATCACTGATCCGGAATATCTTCCGGTGATGGAGTCTTTCTATACTATACAAGGGGAAGGCTTTTTCTCGGGAACTCCCGCTTATTTTGTTAGGCTTGGAGGTTGTGATGTTGGCTGTGTCTGGTGTGATGTCAAAGAATCATGGGATGCATCTCAATTTGATTGGGTTTCAATAGAAAACATTACTGAAGAAGTGAAAAAATCTGGTGCTCATGTTGTTGTAGTGACTGGTGGCGAGCCTTTAATGTACGATCTTTCGATGCTTACAAAGAAGTTAAAAGAAGCAGGTCTTCAAACCAACATTGAAACTTCAGGTGCATATCCAATCACCGGTGATTGGGACTGGATTTGCTTCTCCCCAAAGAAATTCAAAGAACCCTTAGTTGAATTTTATAACTCATCACATGAATTGAAAGTCGTAGCTTATAATAAAAGCGATTTCAAATGGGCTTTAGGACATAGCCAAAAAATGAACAAGGATGCACAATTGTTTCTTCAACCTGAATGGTCAAAAGAAAAAGAAATGACACCTTTGATCGTTGATTTTGTGAAAAAGAATCCTGAATGGAAAATATCACTACAGACACACAAATACATGGATATTCCATAA
- a CDS encoding bifunctional 5,10-methylenetetrahydrofolate dehydrogenase/5,10-methenyltetrahydrofolate cyclohydrolase — translation MPTIIDGRKVSKDIKREIAEKVEKIKTGGGRAPHLAIIIVGDDGASHTYVNGKINACKAVGFDFTLMHFASTISEEKLIKHIEQMNEDVDIDGFIVQIPLPDHISVENITERISPLKDVDGFTNQNFGSIISDNQLLLPATPYGIMELVRRYDIPTEGKNCVVVGASRIAGAPLSLMMLQEGQATVTVCHKATIDLKSHTKEADILVVAVGKPGLISKDMVKEGAVVIDVGTTRVEDPSRKSGFRLSGDVVYEDVAPIASYITPVPGGVGPMTIASLLLNTLKAYELNH, via the coding sequence ATGCCTACAATCATTGACGGACGCAAAGTCTCGAAAGACATCAAAAGAGAGATTGCAGAGAAAGTTGAGAAAATCAAAACAGGAGGGGGGCGAGCGCCTCATCTGGCTATTATCATTGTAGGTGATGATGGAGCAAGCCATACATATGTAAATGGAAAAATCAACGCATGCAAAGCAGTTGGTTTTGATTTCACACTGATGCATTTTGCAAGCACTATCTCAGAAGAAAAGCTCATTAAACACATAGAGCAAATGAATGAGGACGTTGATATCGATGGATTCATTGTTCAAATACCTCTTCCTGATCATATCTCAGTGGAAAACATCACGGAAAGAATTTCACCGCTCAAAGATGTAGATGGCTTTACTAATCAAAATTTTGGAAGCATTATTTCAGATAATCAACTTTTACTGCCAGCTACTCCATACGGAATTATGGAGCTTGTTAGAAGATATGACATCCCTACAGAAGGAAAAAACTGTGTAGTAGTTGGTGCTAGTAGAATAGCGGGAGCACCTCTTAGTTTGATGATGCTTCAGGAAGGACAGGCTACAGTTACCGTTTGTCACAAGGCAACCATTGATTTAAAATCGCATACCAAGGAGGCAGACATTCTCGTTGTGGCAGTTGGAAAACCAGGTCTTATTTCAAAGGATATGGTTAAAGAAGGAGCTGTAGTCATTGATGTTGGAACCACCCGTGTTGAGGACCCTTCACGTAAATCAGGGTTTCGCTTGTCTGGTGATGTAGTCTATGAAGATGTGGCTCCCATTGCAAGCTATATCACTCCAGTACCTGGGGGCGTGGGTCCAATGACAATCGCTTCCCTACTATTGAACACCTTAAAGGCATATGAGCTCAATCACTGA
- the lepA gene encoding translation elongation factor 4: MKNTRNFCIIAHIDHGKSTLADRLLEFTQTVTERDMQAQLLDNMDLERERGITIKSHAIQMDYELNDEQYTLNLIDTPGHVDFSYEVSRSIAACEGALLVVDAAQGIEAQTISNLYLALEHDLEIIPVLNKIDLPGAMPDEVSDQIIDLIGCEKESIIHASAKEGIGITDILEAIVDRVPAPQGDTEEPLQAMIFDSVFNPYRGIEVFFRVFNGSLSKGDKVKFVNTGKTYEADEIGVLRLEHEPRKTISAGNVGYLISGIKVAKEVKVGDTITHVDNPTQRQVKGFEDVKPMVFAGIYPVETSEFEELRASMEKLQLNDASLIWEPETSAALGFGFRCGFLGMLHMEIVQERLEREFNMTVITTVPSVRFHAVESDESILKVSAPSELPESNTISHIEEPFIRAQIISKDEFIGPIIALCMDKRGEIKNQVYLTSSRVELTFEIPLAEIVFDFFDKLKTISRGYASLDYELIGYRKSDMVKLDIMLNGDKVDALSAIVHRDKAYEWGKRLCEKLKELIPRQMFEIAVQAAIGTKIIARESVKAMRKNVLAKCYGGDISRKRKLLEKQKKGKKRMRQVGNVEIPQEAFMAVLKLD; this comes from the coding sequence ATGAAGAACACTCGAAATTTTTGTATTATCGCCCACATCGACCATGGTAAAAGCACTTTGGCTGATAGGCTTTTGGAATTCACTCAAACAGTAACAGAACGTGATATGCAGGCTCAGTTACTTGATAATATGGATTTGGAGAGAGAGCGGGGAATCACCATTAAGAGTCATGCCATCCAGATGGATTATGAATTAAATGATGAACAATATACGTTAAACCTTATTGATACTCCTGGACATGTAGATTTTTCATACGAAGTGTCTCGATCAATAGCGGCATGTGAAGGAGCACTTCTGGTAGTAGATGCTGCTCAGGGAATAGAAGCACAAACAATATCAAATCTTTATCTCGCACTTGAACACGATCTGGAAATTATCCCAGTCCTTAATAAAATAGACCTTCCTGGTGCAATGCCTGATGAAGTTTCTGATCAGATAATTGATCTAATTGGTTGTGAAAAAGAATCAATCATTCATGCTAGCGCAAAAGAAGGTATTGGAATTACTGATATTTTAGAAGCAATCGTAGACAGAGTGCCTGCTCCACAAGGGGATACGGAGGAGCCACTCCAAGCCATGATCTTTGACTCTGTGTTTAATCCATACCGAGGCATTGAAGTATTCTTTAGAGTATTTAATGGATCTCTGAGTAAAGGAGACAAGGTGAAGTTTGTCAATACAGGCAAAACGTATGAGGCGGATGAAATCGGAGTATTGCGTTTGGAGCATGAACCAAGAAAGACTATATCTGCAGGGAATGTAGGTTACTTAATATCAGGAATTAAAGTAGCTAAAGAGGTGAAAGTAGGAGATACTATTACTCATGTAGATAATCCTACTCAAAGACAAGTAAAAGGATTTGAGGATGTAAAACCGATGGTTTTTGCAGGCATTTATCCTGTAGAGACGAGTGAATTTGAAGAGCTTCGTGCTTCCATGGAAAAGCTCCAATTGAATGATGCTTCATTGATCTGGGAACCAGAAACTTCTGCCGCACTAGGATTCGGATTTAGATGTGGATTCTTAGGAATGCTCCACATGGAAATCGTCCAGGAAAGATTGGAGAGAGAGTTTAATATGACAGTGATCACTACTGTCCCTTCAGTGCGTTTCCATGCGGTAGAGAGTGATGAATCAATCTTAAAAGTAAGTGCACCTTCTGAGCTGCCAGAATCTAATACTATTAGCCATATTGAAGAGCCTTTTATTAGAGCGCAAATTATTTCCAAAGATGAATTTATAGGTCCAATAATCGCCCTTTGTATGGATAAACGAGGGGAGATCAAGAACCAAGTTTACCTCACATCAAGTCGAGTTGAATTGACATTCGAAATCCCTCTTGCGGAGATCGTTTTCGACTTTTTTGATAAGTTGAAGACTATTTCTCGAGGTTATGCGTCACTTGATTATGAGCTAATTGGCTATCGAAAATCAGACATGGTTAAATTGGATATCATGCTGAATGGAGATAAGGTGGATGCCTTATCTGCTATTGTCCATAGAGATAAAGCATATGAATGGGGTAAGCGACTTTGCGAAAAACTGAAAGAGTTAATCCCAAGACAGATGTTTGAGATTGCAGTTCAAGCAGCAATCGGAACAAAAATAATTGCGAGAGAATCCGTAAAAGCTATGCGTAAAAATGTATTAGCAAAATGCTATGGAGGTGATATCTCGCGTAAAAGAAAGCTTCTGGAAAAACAGAAGAAAGGAAAAAAGAGAATGCGCCAAGTTGGTAATGTAGAAATCCCACAGGAAGCATTCATGGCTGTTTTAAAACTTGATTAA
- the dtd gene encoding D-aminoacyl-tRNA deacylase — MRVVIQRVSSASVEIGGDIKSQIGKGLLLLVGIEDTDSQEDIDWLCRKISGLRIFPDEQEVMNKSLLDIEGEALVVSQFTLHASTKKGNRPSYIQAAKPDVAVPLYESFVKTLSAHLQKTVETGQFGADMKVSLVNDGPVTILIDTKNKQ, encoded by the coding sequence ATGAGAGTAGTCATACAAAGAGTAAGTTCAGCTTCTGTTGAAATAGGAGGAGACATAAAATCCCAAATTGGAAAAGGGTTACTGCTCCTTGTCGGTATTGAAGATACAGATAGTCAAGAAGATATTGACTGGCTCTGCCGTAAGATTAGTGGTTTGAGAATCTTTCCTGATGAACAGGAGGTTATGAATAAAAGCCTTTTAGATATAGAAGGAGAAGCTTTGGTAGTAAGTCAATTCACATTGCACGCCAGTACTAAAAAGGGTAATCGTCCTTCATACATCCAGGCAGCAAAGCCAGATGTAGCAGTTCCTTTATACGAGTCATTTGTGAAGACATTATCAGCTCACCTTCAAAAGACAGTTGAAACGGGACAATTTGGAGCAGACATGAAAGTTTCACTAGTCAATGATGGACCAGTTACCATTCTGATAGATACCAAAAACAAACAGTAA
- a CDS encoding NAD-dependent epimerase/dehydratase family protein, producing the protein MSKKTAAIIGATGLVGRQLVRLMLKENLYDSIKIVTRRSLELSDSRIQEIIVEDFDCLINSSGQLDANDFYCALGTTKKKAGSKKAFLKVDVDYPIAFAEIAKEQSGFNQFLVVSAVGANSSSPLFYNRAKGQLEESLQALELRALKIFQPSLLLGDRQETRAFEEVAKAISAIASFFLIDSKKRIGAIRDVEVAKSMLKVAEKNAEGFKRFKPNQMIDIAYS; encoded by the coding sequence ATGTCAAAAAAGACGGCTGCAATTATAGGTGCAACAGGACTGGTTGGGAGGCAATTGGTTCGATTGATGCTGAAAGAAAATCTCTATGATTCAATTAAGATAGTAACTCGTAGATCTTTAGAACTATCAGATTCAAGAATTCAAGAGATTATTGTTGAAGACTTTGATTGTCTAATAAATTCTTCTGGGCAATTAGATGCAAATGATTTTTACTGCGCATTAGGTACTACAAAAAAGAAAGCAGGCTCAAAAAAAGCGTTTCTGAAAGTAGACGTAGATTATCCTATTGCATTTGCGGAAATTGCGAAAGAACAATCAGGATTTAATCAATTTTTGGTTGTATCAGCAGTCGGAGCTAATAGCTCTTCTCCATTATTTTACAACAGGGCAAAAGGACAATTGGAAGAGTCTCTTCAAGCATTGGAATTGAGAGCGCTTAAAATTTTTCAACCATCATTGTTATTAGGTGATAGACAAGAGACACGTGCATTTGAAGAAGTAGCTAAAGCAATTAGCGCAATTGCTTCCTTTTTTCTTATTGACTCAAAAAAGAGAATAGGAGCTATTCGGGATGTTGAAGTTGCAAAATCAATGTTGAAAGTAGCTGAGAAGAATGCTGAGGGCTTCAAAAGATTCAAGCCAAATCAAATGATAGATATTGCATATTCATGA
- a CDS encoding YkvA family protein, which translates to MDKTKKIWKKAKETAANKEQMKSTLAKAGDKLQKLAQNSNELQELKAKLQVLIRMVQSHISKEYKAFPISSIVLILFALAYFITPIDLIPDFIPALGFTDDASVVFLIVKKLNRDIKKFIEWEKEQFEEAE; encoded by the coding sequence ATGGATAAAACCAAAAAAATATGGAAAAAAGCTAAAGAAACAGCTGCTAACAAAGAACAGATGAAGTCTACGCTTGCAAAAGCTGGAGACAAATTGCAAAAATTGGCACAAAACTCTAATGAACTACAAGAATTGAAAGCAAAACTTCAAGTGCTGATTCGAATGGTTCAATCCCATATTTCGAAGGAATACAAAGCATTTCCGATATCCTCAATAGTTCTTATTTTGTTTGCCTTAGCCTACTTCATTACTCCAATAGATTTAATACCAGACTTCATTCCGGCCCTCGGGTTCACTGATGACGCCTCAGTTGTTTTTTTAATTGTAAAAAAGCTGAACAGAGATATCAAAAAATTTATTGAATGGGAAAAAGAACAGTTTGAAGAAGCTGAATAA
- a CDS encoding iron-sulfur cluster biosynthesis family protein, producing the protein MDLPVEITDRALEEVKNILKNKGIPEDYGLRIATKGMGCGVGFKLGFDKKKETDDEYFIDGVQILVQKQEMMFLVGKKIEFYDEADARGFVFV; encoded by the coding sequence ATGGATTTGCCTGTAGAAATAACGGACAGAGCGCTAGAAGAGGTAAAAAATATTCTGAAAAATAAAGGAATTCCTGAGGACTATGGCTTGCGGATAGCTACAAAAGGTATGGGTTGTGGTGTTGGGTTTAAGCTAGGGTTTGACAAAAAGAAAGAGACTGACGATGAATACTTTATTGATGGCGTACAAATACTGGTACAAAAACAAGAAATGATGTTTCTAGTTGGCAAAAAAATTGAATTTTATGATGAGGCAGATGCGCGAGGTTTTGTGTTCGTTTAG
- the folB gene encoding dihydroneopterin aldolase has product MGKVSLEGMEFYARHGYYEEERVIGNKYSVDVTLDVDFSEAASDDKLEGTVNYEKVYEIVQSVMSIDANLLEHLAGKMIKALKANFSEVNNVQVRISKYNPPIKGLCHRATVELEG; this is encoded by the coding sequence ATGGGAAAAGTTTCATTAGAAGGAATGGAATTTTACGCACGTCATGGCTATTATGAAGAGGAGCGTGTCATAGGTAACAAATACAGTGTTGATGTTACGCTAGATGTAGACTTTTCAGAAGCTGCCTCTGATGATAAGTTAGAAGGAACGGTAAACTACGAGAAGGTTTATGAAATAGTACAAAGCGTGATGAGTATAGATGCTAATCTATTAGAACATCTTGCAGGAAAAATGATAAAAGCTTTAAAAGCAAATTTTTCAGAGGTAAACAATGTTCAGGTTCGAATAAGTAAATACAATCCACCAATTAAGGGTCTTTGTCATAGAGCTACTGTGGAGCTAGAAGGCTAA